A genome region from Rhizobium favelukesii includes the following:
- a CDS encoding CmpA/NrtA family ABC transporter substrate-binding protein: MTKISTGISTTGITRRSMLKTTATAALIGAVKTAFPSGAFAAGAGPEVKGVKLGFIALTDSAPLIIAKEKGLFDKHGLPETDVAKQASWGATRDNLVLGGAANGIDGAHILSPLPYLMHTGKVTQNNKPVPMAILARLNLDSQGISVAKEYAETGVQLDASKLKAAFEKKKAEGKEVKAAMTFPGGTHDLWIRYWLAAGGIDPNKDVSTIVVPPPQMVANMKVGNMDVFCVGEPWNEQLVNQGIGFTAATTGELWKGHPEKALGLRADWIEKNPNAAKALLMAVMEAQQWCESMDNKAEMADILGKRQWFNVPTKDVLGRLKGDINYGNGREVNATDLYMKFWKDGASYPFKSHDTWFMTENIRWGNLPANTDIKALVNQVNREDIWREAAKDLGVAAADIPASSSRGKETFFDGKVFDPENPSAYLDSLSIKAAS, translated from the coding sequence ATGACAAAGATTTCGACTGGGATTTCGACAACCGGCATTACCCGCCGCAGCATGCTCAAGACGACTGCAACGGCTGCCCTCATCGGCGCCGTCAAGACGGCCTTTCCGTCCGGCGCCTTCGCAGCCGGGGCAGGCCCTGAAGTGAAAGGTGTCAAGCTGGGCTTTATCGCTCTCACGGATTCCGCGCCGCTGATCATTGCCAAGGAAAAGGGCCTTTTCGACAAGCATGGCCTTCCGGAAACGGATGTCGCCAAACAGGCATCTTGGGGCGCGACCCGCGACAATCTTGTGTTGGGCGGCGCAGCAAACGGCATCGACGGCGCTCACATCCTTTCGCCGCTGCCCTATCTCATGCATACCGGCAAGGTGACGCAGAACAATAAGCCGGTGCCGATGGCAATCCTCGCCCGGCTCAATCTCGACAGCCAGGGTATTTCCGTCGCCAAGGAATATGCCGAAACCGGCGTGCAACTGGACGCCTCCAAGCTCAAGGCCGCGTTTGAGAAAAAGAAAGCGGAAGGCAAGGAGGTCAAGGCCGCCATGACCTTCCCAGGCGGCACCCACGACCTTTGGATCCGTTACTGGCTCGCCGCCGGTGGCATTGATCCGAACAAGGACGTTTCGACCATCGTCGTGCCGCCACCACAGATGGTTGCTAACATGAAGGTCGGCAACATGGACGTCTTCTGTGTGGGCGAACCGTGGAATGAGCAGCTCGTCAACCAGGGCATCGGCTTCACCGCAGCCACGACCGGCGAGCTCTGGAAGGGTCATCCTGAAAAGGCGCTCGGGCTCCGGGCCGACTGGATCGAAAAGAATCCCAATGCTGCCAAGGCCCTGCTGATGGCTGTGATGGAGGCGCAGCAGTGGTGCGAGAGCATGGACAACAAGGCGGAGATGGCTGATATCCTCGGCAAGCGCCAATGGTTCAACGTCCCGACGAAGGATGTGCTCGGCCGCCTCAAGGGCGACATCAATTATGGCAACGGCCGCGAGGTCAATGCCACCGACCTCTATATGAAGTTTTGGAAAGACGGCGCCTCCTACCCGTTCAAGAGCCATGATACCTGGTTCATGACGGAAAACATCCGATGGGGAAATCTGCCGGCGAACACCGACATCAAGGCGCTGGTCAACCAGGTGAACCGCGAAGACATCTGGCGCGAGGCCGCCAAGGATCTCGGCGTCGCTGCAGCCGACATTCCCGCATCGTCTTCCCGCGGCAAGGAGACCTTCTTCGACGGCAAGGTCTTCGATCCTGAAAATCCCTCCGCCTATCTCGACAGCCTTTCGATCAAGGCTGCCTCCTGA
- a CDS encoding flavodoxin — MFRRHFLQALPLAAAAVSTVPKGAFSQAVGGGSKTLVAYFSRTGNTRVIAYQIRRAKDAALFEIDPAVAYPEDYEETVAQARRETASGYLPPLRASVRQVRQYDAVYLGFPIWGMTAPPVIRSFIRTHDLSEKAVYPFITHGGYGLGNSIDVVTSLAPRAHLKPVLSMEADQERQTLEQVRGWLDG; from the coding sequence ATGTTTCGACGCCACTTCCTGCAGGCCCTGCCGCTCGCCGCGGCCGCCGTGTCGACTGTTCCGAAAGGCGCCTTTTCGCAGGCGGTTGGTGGCGGCTCGAAAACACTGGTCGCCTACTTCTCGCGAACAGGAAACACAAGGGTGATCGCATACCAGATCAGGAGAGCGAAGGACGCCGCGCTGTTCGAAATCGATCCGGCAGTCGCCTACCCGGAGGACTACGAAGAGACGGTCGCGCAGGCTCGCCGCGAGACAGCGTCCGGATACCTTCCACCCCTCAGAGCGTCGGTCCGTCAGGTTCGTCAGTACGACGCGGTCTATCTCGGCTTTCCAATCTGGGGGATGACAGCGCCGCCGGTGATCCGCTCGTTTATCCGGACTCACGACTTGTCTGAAAAAGCGGTATATCCCTTCATAACCCACGGGGGATACGGCCTTGGAAACAGTATCGACGTGGTGACTTCCTTGGCGCCTCGGGCACACTTGAAGCCGGTGTTGTCGATGGAGGCCGATCAAGAACGACAAACGCTTGAGCAGGTTAGAGGCTGGTTGGACGGCTAG
- a CDS encoding GNAT family N-acetyltransferase, which translates to MTETAADQDAVTVRPAVPADAQLLGIWGAALVALHHQFDAARFFGAGSATPSKYASFLERELGRPDAVVLVAEDRGSLVGYVYAAHEGRDYMSLRGPAGVIHDLFVDPARRGKGIGRSLLEAAIYDLKSNGAELLVLSTAYRNQAAQSLFAAVGFRPTMIEMTYGADKRRPKNALSTDRDR; encoded by the coding sequence ATGACGGAGACAGCAGCGGATCAGGACGCCGTGACGGTTCGCCCCGCAGTTCCGGCGGACGCGCAGCTTCTCGGGATATGGGGAGCGGCGCTTGTCGCGCTTCACCATCAGTTCGACGCCGCGCGGTTCTTTGGGGCCGGGTCTGCCACGCCGTCGAAGTATGCGAGCTTTCTTGAGAGGGAACTTGGCCGACCAGACGCGGTCGTTCTCGTGGCCGAAGATCGCGGGTCTCTCGTCGGCTACGTCTACGCGGCGCACGAGGGCAGGGATTACATGTCCTTGCGAGGACCCGCGGGTGTCATTCACGATCTCTTCGTTGATCCAGCCCGCCGCGGTAAGGGCATCGGCAGGTCGCTCCTTGAGGCAGCCATTTACGATCTCAAGTCCAACGGCGCCGAGCTCCTCGTGCTCTCGACGGCATACCGCAACCAGGCGGCTCAGAGCTTGTTCGCTGCTGTCGGTTTCCGTCCCACAATGATCGAGATGACATATGGGGCGGACAAGAGACGTCCCAAGAATGCACTGAGCACGGATCGGGACCGCTAA
- a CDS encoding DUF6494 family protein, translating into MSEDAFNMSIRKFLKEVGVTSQRKIEETVREGQTSSRKLKVRMTLTAEGTSLNHVVDGEIELP; encoded by the coding sequence ATGAGTGAAGACGCTTTCAACATGTCGATCCGCAAGTTCCTGAAGGAAGTGGGCGTCACTTCGCAGCGCAAGATCGAGGAGACGGTGCGCGAAGGGCAGACCAGCAGTAGGAAGCTGAAGGTCCGCATGACGCTGACGGCGGAAGGCACCAGCCTCAACCACGTGGTGGACGGCGAGATCGAACTTCCATAG
- a CDS encoding SDR family oxidoreductase yields the protein MTSVVVVIGAGSIGQAIARRVSSGKRVLLADLRLQNAEAAAKVLSEAGFEVSTATVDVSSRASVHALVEVATAIGDVTGVIHAAGVSPSQAPPEVILKVDLYGTAVVLEEFGQVIAAGGSCVVIASMSGHRLPALTAEQDKALATTPAEELLALPMLQPDKVTDPLNAYQISKRSNALRVKAEAVRWSKRGARVNNVSPGIVITPLARDELTGPRGEGYRRMIDLSPAGRAGTPDEIASLAALLMGPDGAFITGSDFLIDGGVTASYFYGELAPK from the coding sequence ATGACAAGCGTAGTCGTCGTTATCGGCGCGGGTTCGATCGGTCAGGCGATCGCCCGACGCGTCAGTTCTGGAAAGCGCGTGCTGCTCGCCGATCTCCGGCTTCAAAACGCGGAAGCCGCCGCCAAAGTCCTGAGCGAAGCCGGCTTTGAGGTCAGCACGGCGACCGTCGACGTATCCTCCCGTGCTTCGGTGCACGCGCTCGTTGAGGTGGCGACCGCCATCGGCGACGTAACGGGCGTCATCCATGCGGCCGGCGTCTCTCCGTCCCAGGCGCCGCCAGAGGTCATCTTGAAGGTCGACCTCTACGGAACAGCGGTCGTACTCGAGGAGTTCGGGCAGGTCATCGCCGCTGGGGGATCATGCGTCGTCATCGCCTCGATGTCCGGGCACCGGCTGCCGGCCCTTACCGCCGAACAGGACAAGGCCCTCGCCACGACTCCTGCCGAGGAGTTGCTGGCGCTGCCGATGCTCCAGCCGGACAAGGTCACCGACCCGCTAAACGCCTACCAGATCTCCAAGCGCAGCAACGCGCTGCGGGTCAAGGCCGAGGCGGTGAGGTGGAGCAAGCGCGGCGCGCGGGTGAACAACGTGAGCCCCGGCATCGTCATCACGCCGCTTGCCAGGGACGAGCTGACTGGCCCGCGTGGCGAAGGATACAGGCGCATGATCGACCTCTCGCCCGCAGGACGCGCCGGAACGCCGGACGAGATTGCATCGTTGGCCGCTCTCCTCATGGGACCAGACGGGGCCTTCATCACGGGCAGCGACTTCTTGATCGATGGCGGCGTGACCGCCTCGTACTTCTACGGCGAGCTAGCACCCAAGTGA
- the ntrB gene encoding nitrate ABC transporter permease — protein sequence MSALANKENPPTAAAAKMAAKVLPFSGKHGTRLDFRRAGLAALRNVVPPAVVLALILLVWQVLCSSTDASLPSPHQVWQESYDLIAYPFFNYGSQDIGLGWRVLVSLQRVVYGFGLAAVCGVIIGAIIGQSVWAMRGLDPIFQVLRTVPPLAWLPLSLAAFQDSNPSAIFVIFITSIWPVIINTAVGVRNIPQDYRNVAKVLRLNQFEFFFKIMLPSAAPYIFTGLRIGVGLSWLAIVAAEMLTGGVGIGFFIWDAWNSSRLPDIIVALAYIGIVGFALDKLVAALGKLVTRGAVAN from the coding sequence ATGTCCGCCCTGGCAAATAAAGAAAATCCCCCCACGGCCGCCGCTGCCAAGATGGCGGCAAAGGTTCTGCCATTTTCCGGCAAGCATGGAACGCGGCTCGATTTTCGTCGTGCGGGATTGGCCGCACTTCGCAATGTCGTTCCGCCGGCCGTCGTGCTGGCACTCATCCTGCTCGTCTGGCAGGTGCTCTGTTCATCAACCGATGCGTCTTTGCCCTCGCCGCATCAGGTCTGGCAGGAAAGCTATGACCTGATCGCCTATCCGTTCTTCAACTACGGCTCCCAGGATATCGGGCTCGGCTGGCGCGTGCTCGTTTCGCTCCAGCGCGTGGTTTATGGCTTTGGCCTTGCCGCCGTCTGCGGCGTCATCATCGGTGCGATCATCGGCCAGTCGGTCTGGGCGATGCGTGGCCTCGATCCGATCTTCCAGGTGCTGCGTACGGTTCCTCCGCTCGCCTGGCTGCCGCTGTCGCTCGCAGCTTTCCAGGATTCCAATCCTTCGGCCATCTTCGTTATCTTCATCACCTCGATCTGGCCGGTGATCATCAACACCGCCGTCGGCGTGCGCAATATCCCACAGGACTACCGCAACGTCGCAAAGGTGCTGCGGCTCAACCAGTTCGAATTTTTCTTCAAGATCATGCTGCCGTCGGCAGCACCCTACATCTTTACCGGTCTCAGGATCGGCGTGGGCCTCTCCTGGCTTGCCATCGTCGCCGCCGAAATGCTGACTGGCGGCGTCGGCATCGGCTTTTTCATCTGGGATGCGTGGAATTCGTCGCGCCTTCCAGACATCATCGTCGCGCTCGCCTATATCGGCATCGTCGGCTTCGCCCTCGACAAGCTGGTGGCCGCGCTCGGCAAACTCGTCACCCGCGGCGCCGTCGCCAACTGA